The genomic stretch ACATAGAAAAATTACATGGTACGGACCCTCGGTTATACCAACTCGTGGCACCGTTGGTAATGAGCATTCCCGTACTCCGGTACAATAACAACTATCCGTTCAAGACCTCCGTCCACCACAAATGGCTTGTGGCAACAGAGAAGGGAGTTGTGAAAGGTTTCATGCCCATTGACATAAAGAGTACGGGCGCCTGTATTGATAATTATTACGTATCAGGAGGCAATTCCTCGTTACTATCCGCCTTGATTGACTTCGCGAAAAAAGAATTTGCAGGGGAACAACCTCTTTTTGCCGTTTCCCACACCCGAGATGCAGAAACCTTCAAAACAAACGGTTTTATAGTTTCAAAAGAGTGGAAATTGTATATAAAAATGGTATATCCTCCAGCTTATGAGAATAAAAAAAAGTGTGTATGATGTCGTGCAAAACCGCCTAGAACGAATTTTTTCTGATTTTGATAACGTGTACGTGTCTTTTTCCGGCGGCAAAGACAGCGGGGTTTTACTAAACCTCTGTATCGACTATATCCGTCAGCATAAACTAAAACGGAAACTAGGCGTTTTCCACATGGACTACGAAGTGCAATACAACGAGACGATCCGGTACGTGGATCGTACACTCGCAGATAACGCCGACCTGCTGGAAGTCTACCGGGTATGCATCCCGTTCAAAGTCTCCACGTGTACTTCCATGTTCCAGCGTTTCTGGCGCCCGTGGGAAGACAATTTACGCAACCTGTGGGTCAGGGATATGCCCGAAACCTGTTACCGCAAAGAAGATTTTGATTTCTACACGGAAGAGATGTGGGATTACGATTTTCAAGTCAAATTTGCAGAATGGTATCACCGGAAGAAAAAAGCTCAACGTACTTGTTGTCTCATCGGGATTCGCACGCAAGAAAGCTACCATCGCTGGCAAGCTATTCACCGGGACAGGAATTACCACAGTTACAAACACTTGAAATGGACACACAAAGTAACTGCAAATATCTTTAACGCCTACCCCATATACGACTGGCTTACCACGGACATCTGGACCGCCAACGGAAAATTTCACTGGGATTACAACCACCTGTATGATCTCTACTATCAGGCAGGAGTTCCTCTTGAAAGACAACGCGTGGCTAGCCCGTTTATCTCTCAGGCTCTTTCCAGCTTGAAACTCTACCGGGCCATAGATCCGGACACGTGGGGCAAAATGATTAACCGGGTCAACGGGGTCAACTTTACCGGGTTATACGGGGGAACCTCCGCCATGGGCTGGCAGTCCATCACCCTCCCGGAGAACATGACCTGGTCATCCTATTTTAAATTTCTCCTTTGCACCCTACCGGAAGAGGCAAGGGAAAACTACTTGCACAAACTCTCCGTGAGCATGGAGTTCTGGCGAAACAAAGGCGGCTGCCTGGCAGAAGAGACTATCGCCAAACTCCGACGAATGGGAATCCCGATCACGGTTAGCGAAACGACAAATTACAAGACTGATAAAAAGCCCGTGCGCATGGATTATCAGGATGATGTACGTATTCCGGAGTTTAAAGAACTCCCCACGTTCAAACGTATCTGCATTTGTATCCTGAAAAACGATCATGCCTGTAAATACATGGGGTTTGCCCCATCGAAAGCCGAACGAGAACGCCGGGTCAAGGTTATGCAAAAATATAAATCTATCATGGAATCTTATGGAAGAATATAAAAGTCCCGTATATAACGTTATTCCAGTCCCGATCGACAAGGTTGTAGCCAATACCTACAACCCGAATATCGTTGCTCCCCCAGAAATGAAACTGTTGGAACTATCCATCTGGGAAGACGGCTACACGATGCCCTGTGTCTGTTATTACATCCCGGAAAAGGATGTTTATGAACTCGTGGATGGCTTTCACCGCTATAAAGTCATGAAGACATCCCAACGTATCTTCGAACGAGAAAAAGGATTACTTCCGGTTGTCGTCATTAATAAAGATATTTCCAACCGTATGGCCTCTACCATCCGGCACAACCGGGCAAGAGGGACACATAGTATCGAATTGATGACCGAAATTGTAACCGAACTGACTAAAGCCGGAATGTCCGACAGTTGGATCATGCGTAATATCGGGATGGATAGAGACGAATTATTACGCCTGAAACAAATCTCCGGACTGGCAGAACTATTTGCAGACAAGGAATTTAGCTTGACAAAAGATGACTAGAAAAATTCAGTAACGAGAGGCAAAATTCCATATTCAAACTCCCTTCGGAGGTTGTGTCAAAAGTCTATTTTTCATACAAAACTCCTCCGTCAGCTTTGCTGCCAGCTCCTCTACAAACAGAAGAAGAGCTGGCTCGAGACCACTCTCCGGCCTCAATACGGCGAAGCCAGGAGGGAGTTAGTTCGCTGCAAATTTATATACAAGTTCCCTTATTTATAAAATTCACGATAAAAGCTCTCGTTATCAGTAGCAAAGTCCCATCGAATAGCTAGAATAAGTTTGGTATTTAAACTCTTGGGAATCATTTTTCCCCCATTGAGATTCCATATATTGAACATCTGCAACCTTACCGGTTCCACTGATCACATATAGCGGATCACCTAACGGAATTCCAGCATTAAGCTTATAGCAATAAAGTTTGTAATCATTATTGCCTGTAGTTGTTCCAACCATCAAATGATCCTTTTTATAATAACAATAATAAGAACTCCAATATTTATTAGCCACGTAATTAATGGTTTCACCAGCACCAATTCCCGGAAGTTGAATTTCTCTTTCTGAACCATCTTGGAAAGAATAGTAATACACTTTTCCCTCTGCCAAGAAATACATCAACGGAGCACTAAAAGCACACACAGAGAAAGAAGTAGCCTTACTCAACATCGAATTGGGGTCTATATCTGTAATCTCCTTAATCGGGCTATTAGAACTTGCTAACTGACATTTCAAACGATACAATTTTCTACTTCCATCGGCAGCTTCAAATATTGCATAAGCTGTATTTTTCATAGATGAGTGGTAAGTCATACCCATATACAAACATTTATCTGTAATACCATCGCTATTTGCATAAGCAGTCACAGCTCCAGTAGTAACGTTTACACTCAAAAATCTTCCGTTTTTCTCATCAAAACATATAAATGTTAAATACGCTTGATGTTGTTTGTCCAACACAATCCATCTTACAATTGCATCCTCAAATTTAGGTACTCCTAACATACCAGAACCATTAGAACCCACAGACAACGTATAAATCCCCTCTTCAGAGAAATAAGCTGCATATCTACTACCATGAGCCAAACGAATCGGAGCAGCAGTAAAACCGCCATAAAACATCGTTTCTCCAGTATGAATCGTTGTCAAGTCGGAAGTTCTCAACAGACACAAATTTTCAGTAGTCGTAATACCAACAGCAATACCATAGGTCCGCTCATTAGTCACAGGATCTATATAAGGATGTGCCATCATTTGTGATAAAATTTGCGGTTTACCTTTTAAGGCACCTCCCTTCATCATTGCAAAAATATCCCGTCCCATTTCCAATGAATCCGAACAGAAATCCAAATCGGTATCTCCATCGACAGTCTCTTTCAAAATATAAACTCCCTGCGAAAATTCCGATTCAACCCTTAGAGTTGTTGACTTATACACAGCATACCTATTCACTGTATTTTCAACCTTTAACGTCAAGATATAGTTTCCCGGCTCTTGCGACACTAAATAATTAAAATCTTTTTCGTGGGAAATGGTATCTACTTTCACGACATTGATATAATCTACTTTCGCTTGATTATAGATAAACCACGTATATTTTAAATCCTCTTCCTTAAAATCAGTGTTTACTGCCACTTGGATCGTCAAAGAATCCATCAAACGACGTTTCGAATATTCAGTTTCTATTCCCTCTATTTCAATGGCAGAAAGCTCCGTGTAATCGTAATTGCCTTCGTCCTCATAACAGCCTTGAAAAAAGACTAAAGCCATTATGCCTAAAATATATAGTATTCTATTTTTCATACATTTATTCTTTAATCATTAGCCTATTGTCAACTCTGTACCATCCGATCTTTTCAATGGTTCTTCTCCTCTTGCAGCCCGAGCAGCATTTTCTTCTGCCAACGCTTTCTGTAATTTACTTACCAACCAATCCATATAAACAGAATCGTAACTTGAAGTTTTATCATCCCAATATGCCCATTCTTCACCCCAAGAGGTATTCAAGAATCCTTTACATAACCCCAAACTAGAAATATACTCATCATCCCATTTATTACCGGTTGCATCAATCAAAAACTGGTGTAACATCGGATCATACGGAGCAATTTTTTTGTTCAAGGTTGCATCCGAAGCTGTCGGCCAGAAAGAGGGACGCTCCATCTGATCAGTCACCCAAATCCGCACCAAACGAGGACCCACAAAACCAGGCATAAAATATTCGTTCGCTTGCAAGGTAAATTGTAACAATACTTTATCCGTTTTTAAAGAAGCATCCCGCTTCAACACAATCGGCAATTCAACCGTTGTTTTTCCGGCTGGAATTACATATTGAGAGCCCAAACTCTGATCATCAAAAGCGACAAAGTGGGTGCCGGCAATTGCATTGGAGTCAGTTGCTTGTACTTGTAAAAGAGTCACCGGACGATCGTAATTCATCACCTTACCAATGGTTTTCAACGGAATCCAAACGGTATCCGTTTCAGCATCTCCACCGGCATAAACAAAAGTTCGAGTTTGTAGAGTATCGGCAGATCCTATTAAATCAAAATACACCCAACAAGTCTCTGAATCATAGGGGGTCAAATTCTCTTCGCAAGCTGCAAAAAGCGATCCCAATAACACCATTGTATATATAAACAATCTATTCTTCATCTTTATTTCCATTTTTAGTAATTATTTACTAGCAGCCGGATCAAATTCAGAATCGGGTAACGGCCATATATATTCAGCCTCTCCAACCTCTTTTGATCCCCAAAGCATCTGTTTGATTCCTAAACGTTTGTAAGCATAAAACATATGACCTTCAGCATAAAATTCACGCCGGATTTCACTCAATATAAAATCTCTAACCTCATCCAAAGAAGCAAAAGTCTCCGATACATTCACAGAACGAGCCCGCATATACTCTATATACAACACATTGGCTTCCTCCAAAGAAGTGGTTGTTTCCATCAAAATCAAATAGACTTCACTCATACGCAACATCGGAATGATCTGTAATTTTGTCAACAAAGCAGTTGCAGAATACTCTTCCTTCGTATCGTAATAATATTTCGTAAGCAAAGCTTTGGTATATTGTCCAGAACCATCCATGGTCGAAGTATTCCAAAGTTGACCATAGCCGATATGAGTCGCAATATCCACTCCCTCGTACAACACATTTATCATATCAGTCGAGATGAATAGGTTGGAACTTTGAATCAAAGTACCACCTGTTCCTAACACACTTATTTCATAATCCATCAATTCATGATTACTCAATGCAAACAGACATTCAGATGGTGCTGCATGATAATACAAATTAAAATCTTTAGTCGTACTCAATGATACCGGCGCTGCAATATAAACAGCTTTCGCGGCATTATACGCTTTTGTTGTCTGACTGGTATACAGATAAAAACGGGCCTGCAATGCTTTTAC from Butyricimonas virosa encodes the following:
- a CDS encoding DUF3440 domain-containing protein produces the protein MRIKKSVYDVVQNRLERIFSDFDNVYVSFSGGKDSGVLLNLCIDYIRQHKLKRKLGVFHMDYEVQYNETIRYVDRTLADNADLLEVYRVCIPFKVSTCTSMFQRFWRPWEDNLRNLWVRDMPETCYRKEDFDFYTEEMWDYDFQVKFAEWYHRKKKAQRTCCLIGIRTQESYHRWQAIHRDRNYHSYKHLKWTHKVTANIFNAYPIYDWLTTDIWTANGKFHWDYNHLYDLYYQAGVPLERQRVASPFISQALSSLKLYRAIDPDTWGKMINRVNGVNFTGLYGGTSAMGWQSITLPENMTWSSYFKFLLCTLPEEARENYLHKLSVSMEFWRNKGGCLAEETIAKLRRMGIPITVSETTNYKTDKKPVRMDYQDDVRIPEFKELPTFKRICICILKNDHACKYMGFAPSKAERERRVKVMQKYKSIMESYGRI
- a CDS encoding IbrB-like domain-containing protein, with the translated sequence MEEYKSPVYNVIPVPIDKVVANTYNPNIVAPPEMKLLELSIWEDGYTMPCVCYYIPEKDVYELVDGFHRYKVMKTSQRIFEREKGLLPVVVINKDISNRMASTIRHNRARGTHSIELMTEIVTELTKAGMSDSWIMRNIGMDRDELLRLKQISGLAELFADKEFSLTKDD
- a CDS encoding PKD-like family lipoprotein: MALVFFQGCYEDEGNYDYTELSAIEIEGIETEYSKRRLMDSLTIQVAVNTDFKEEDLKYTWFIYNQAKVDYINVVKVDTISHEKDFNYLVSQEPGNYILTLKVENTVNRYAVYKSTTLRVESEFSQGVYILKETVDGDTDLDFCSDSLEMGRDIFAMMKGGALKGKPQILSQMMAHPYIDPVTNERTYGIAVGITTTENLCLLRTSDLTTIHTGETMFYGGFTAAPIRLAHGSRYAAYFSEEGIYTLSVGSNGSGMLGVPKFEDAIVRWIVLDKQHQAYLTFICFDEKNGRFLSVNVTTGAVTAYANSDGITDKCLYMGMTYHSSMKNTAYAIFEAADGSRKLYRLKCQLASSNSPIKEITDIDPNSMLSKATSFSVCAFSAPLMYFLAEGKVYYYSFQDGSEREIQLPGIGAGETINYVANKYWSSYYCYYKKDHLMVGTTTGNNDYKLYCYKLNAGIPLGDPLYVISGTGKVADVQYMESQWGKNDSQEFKYQTYSSYSMGLCY
- a CDS encoding DUF4843 domain-containing protein, which translates into the protein MKNRLFIYTMVLLGSLFAACEENLTPYDSETCWVYFDLIGSADTLQTRTFVYAGGDAETDTVWIPLKTIGKVMNYDRPVTLLQVQATDSNAIAGTHFVAFDDQSLGSQYVIPAGKTTVELPIVLKRDASLKTDKVLLQFTLQANEYFMPGFVGPRLVRIWVTDQMERPSFWPTASDATLNKKIAPYDPMLHQFLIDATGNKWDDEYISSLGLCKGFLNTSWGEEWAYWDDKTSSYDSVYMDWLVSKLQKALAEENAARAARGEEPLKRSDGTELTIG
- a CDS encoding RagB/SusD family nutrient uptake outer membrane protein; translated protein: MKKYVIISLCFWMFFSSCNNWLDVKPQGQTEEEDMYTTYEGFKNALIGCYMKLKNRNLYGEKLTMSHVESLAQLWDLSASVRSADVALSQYDYENTYAKSAISTIYEKLYNVIVQTNSILKYLDKNGNCIEDSVAYKVIEGEAYAIRALCHLDILRLFGQMPQNAIKKVKLPYAEVVSIKNLPSYHDYNAFCEKLEKDLLAAEEALKNVDPVTWAKMTYSSNEDDFLNYRGLRLNYYAVKALQARFYLYTSQTTKAYNAAKAVYIAAPVSLSTTKDFNLYYHAAPSECLFALSNHELMDYEISVLGTGGTLIQSSNLFISTDMINVLYEGVDIATHIGYGQLWNTSTMDGSGQYTKALLTKYYYDTKEEYSATALLTKLQIIPMLRMSEVYLILMETTTSLEEANVLYIEYMRARSVNVSETFASLDEVRDFILSEIRREFYAEGHMFYAYKRLGIKQMLWGSKEVGEAEYIWPLPDSEFDPAASK